Genomic window (Kribbella jejuensis):
AGGACGGGCTGTCCGCGCCCGGGAAGTACGTCGAACTGACGGCGAGCCGCGACCTGCTCGTGCTGATCAGCAACTGTCCGCAGATCAACAATCCTTGCAACGGCTGGAACCCGACACCGATCCAGCTGCTGGGCTGGTGGTGAGGATGCCGGCGACCGTCACAGTTGTTGCTCCAGGCACCCAAACCACCGTGCAGGACCTGGCCGGCCGGCCCGGATTGTGGGATGTCGGCGTACCGCCGTCCGGCGCGGCCGACGAGCTCACGTTCGCGCTGGTCAACGCCGCGGTCGGCAATCCGGCTACCGCGGCAGGACTCGAGTGCGTACTGACCGGACCGGTACTGACCTGCGACGAGGACCGGCTGGTCTGCGTCGGCGGAGCTGTCCGCAATGCGACCATCGGCAATTGGCGGCTCCGGCCTGGCCTGGTCGTCCGTTGGCCCGCCGGTACGGTGCTGGACGTCGGCCCGATCGACGGTCCCGGGATGCGCGGCTACGTGGCGATCCAGGGAGGCCTCGAGGTGCCACGGGTCCTCGGCAGCCGGTCGACGTTCATCCTCGGCGGCTTCGGCGGCCACGACGGCAAGCCGCTCGCGGCCGGCATACGGCTTCCGCTCGGCCGGCAGGAGAATCTGCTGACCCCGCAGTCGGTCGAACTGCCCGTGCTGTCGGATGCCTGGCAGCTCCGGGTGATCCCGGGACCCCACGGGGCGCCCGAGCACCTGACGATCGACGGCGTCGAGGCGTTCTTCGCCACCAAGTGGACAGTCGACCACCGGTCGGACCGCACCGGCGTCCGGCTGATCGGGCCGACGCCCGGCTGGGCCCGGACCGACGGCGGCGAGGCGGGCCTGCACCCGTCGAACGTGCACGACTCGGCGTACCCGGTCGGCGGCATCATGCTGTCCGGCGACACCCCGGTGATCGTCGGCAAGGACGGCCCGTCCCTCGGCGGCTTCGTCGTACCCGCCGTCGTCATCGAGGCCGATCGCTGGATGCTCGGCCAGTTGCGCGCCGGTGACTCGGTCCAACTGGTCCCGGTGACGCCCGAGGTCGCGTCCGAGGCGATCCGGTCTCGCCGCCGCTGGCTGACCGACCTCCGGCAAGATCCGGCTCCGGTCGCCGCCTCGGTCGGTACGCCGGACCGCCCGAGGACGCTGCACCGCGGCGAGCGCTCCGCGACGGCACCGTCGTACACGATCCGCTGCGCGGGCGAACGGCACCTGCTGGTCGAGGCCGGGCCGGCCGAGCTGGACCTCACGGTCCGGGTCTGGATCCACCTGCTCGCGCAGGCATTGCGCGACGACCGGCCGGCCGCTGTCACCGAGATCGTCGAAGGAGTGCGCTCGCTGCTCGTCGCGGTCGACTCCGCACGGATCGGGCTGACCGAGCTCGCCGAGCGGCTCGCGTTCCTGGCCGCCGGCCTGGACGATCCCGAGACGGTGGTGCTGCCGGCCCGCGAGGTGCTGCTGCCGATCGCGTTCGACCATCCCGAGGCGCACGAGGCGATGCGCCGCTACGCCACGTCGGTGCGGCCGGACGCGCCGTGGTGCCCGGACAACGTCGAGTTCATCCGGCGGGTCAACGATCTGGCCGAACGCGACGAGGTGTTCGAGA
Coding sequences:
- a CDS encoding 5-oxoprolinase/urea amidolyase family protein, with protein sequence MPATVTVVAPGTQTTVQDLAGRPGLWDVGVPPSGAADELTFALVNAAVGNPATAAGLECVLTGPVLTCDEDRLVCVGGAVRNATIGNWRLRPGLVVRWPAGTVLDVGPIDGPGMRGYVAIQGGLEVPRVLGSRSTFILGGFGGHDGKPLAAGIRLPLGRQENLLTPQSVELPVLSDAWQLRVIPGPHGAPEHLTIDGVEAFFATKWTVDHRSDRTGVRLIGPTPGWARTDGGEAGLHPSNVHDSAYPVGGIMLSGDTPVIVGKDGPSLGGFVVPAVVIEADRWMLGQLRAGDSVQLVPVTPEVASEAIRSRRRWLTDLRQDPAPVAASVGTPDRPRTLHRGERSATAPSYTIRCAGERHLLVEAGPAELDLTVRVWIHLLAQALRDDRPAAVTEIVEGVRSLLVAVDSARIGLTELAERLAFLAAGLDDPETVVLPAREVLLPIAFDHPEAHEAMRRYATSVRPDAPWCPDNVEFIRRVNDLAERDEVFEIVQAATYLVVGLGDVYLGAPVAVPIDPRHRLVTTKYNPARTWTPQNAVGIGGIYLCVYGMEGPGGYQLVGRTVPVWRLSPADEQPWLLRQFDLIRFTPVSAEQLAHERAEIAAGRADLKTAPATFSIADVRRIEQEAPMEISTVRARRRAAFEAERARWGA